From Bacteroidota bacterium, a single genomic window includes:
- the dnaN gene encoding DNA polymerase III subunit beta: MKFIVSSSTLLKNLQSISGVLSTNNTLPILDNFLFEIEKGQLKIAASDLETTIVTTLVIESKDSGNIAVPAKLLLETLKTFPEQPLTFHIDDKKFAIEISSDYGKYKLAGYSGEEYPKAPEMQSSSSIEVNGSVLSTAINKTLFAAGNDDLRPVMSGMFCQLSEESVTFVATDAHKLVRYRRTDAKSKAASSFILPKKPMNLLKNIVGANDVVKVEYNKSNASFTFGATNLICRLIDGKYPNYDAVIPQNNPNILIVDRNAFLSSLKRVSIFSNKTTHQVRLKIAGNELNISAEDLDFSNEASERLTCQYAGEDMEIGFNSRFIIEMLNNVTCEEIELQMSAPNRASLILPAKQDSNDEHLLMLVMPVMLNA, from the coding sequence ATGAAATTTATTGTATCAAGTTCGACCTTACTTAAAAATCTTCAATCTATCTCCGGTGTTTTGAGTACCAATAACACCCTGCCAATACTTGATAATTTTTTATTTGAAATTGAAAAAGGGCAGTTGAAAATTGCTGCATCCGATTTGGAAACAACCATCGTTACAACCTTGGTTATTGAATCAAAAGATTCCGGAAATATTGCTGTGCCTGCAAAATTGCTATTGGAAACACTTAAAACTTTTCCGGAGCAACCGCTTACATTTCATATCGATGATAAAAAATTTGCGATTGAAATAAGTTCCGATTATGGTAAGTATAAGTTGGCCGGTTATTCAGGCGAAGAATATCCAAAAGCTCCTGAAATGCAATCTTCTTCATCAATTGAAGTAAATGGAAGTGTGCTATCTACTGCAATAAACAAAACATTATTTGCCGCAGGGAATGATGATTTACGTCCTGTAATGTCCGGAATGTTCTGTCAATTGTCCGAAGAAAGCGTAACCTTTGTAGCAACGGATGCGCACAAATTAGTTCGATACAGAAGAACAGATGCTAAATCTAAGGCAGCCTCTTCGTTTATATTGCCCAAAAAACCAATGAATTTGTTGAAGAATATCGTTGGGGCAAATGATGTAGTTAAAGTAGAATACAACAAAAGCAATGCATCGTTTACATTTGGTGCAACTAATTTAATTTGTAGATTAATTGATGGTAAGTATCCTAACTATGATGCTGTTATTCCTCAGAATAATCCGAATATTTTAATAGTAGATAGAAATGCATTTTTAAGTTCATTGAAAAGGGTGTCTATTTTCTCTAATAAAACTACCCACCAAGTTCGTTTAAAAATTGCTGGTAATGAATTAAACATTTCTGCAGAAGATCTTGATTTTTCTAACGAAGCAAGCGAACGATTGACTTGTCAATATGCAGGAGAGGATATGGAAATTGGATTTAATTCACGTTTTATAATTGAAATGTTGAACAATGTAACTTGCGAGGAAATTGAATTGCAAATGTCTGCTCCAAATCGTGCATCGCTTATTCTTCCTGCAAAGCAAGATTCGAATGACGAACATTTACTTATGTTGGTTATGCCGGTTATGCTGAATGCGTAA